Proteins encoded within one genomic window of Kitasatospora viridis:
- a CDS encoding helix-turn-helix domain-containing protein, protein MAYEGVPTVRKRLLGYHLRQLREAEGLKWEDTAARLQVAKPTVMRQESGHSAVSSANLEVLLDFYKVGDLDKRSRLEAFRQHGRKRGTWHAFGTEIGPTLRDLADAESIATSILWWELGVIPGILQTDEYAEATLRGASVQATNDETLRELAHLRRERRHTLEKDGAPEAWFILGEAALRTRTGGPGKAVMETQIRYLLDISEQPHVNIQVVPFAAGAHPGVAGSFTLLGFDQVLTYQALYFETAGIITDEEKLVGENQARFTRLRSQAESTQQSRKFLREVLATL, encoded by the coding sequence ATGGCGTACGAGGGCGTTCCAACGGTTCGCAAGCGCCTGCTCGGCTACCACCTGCGGCAACTCCGCGAAGCGGAGGGTCTGAAGTGGGAGGACACCGCTGCTCGACTGCAGGTCGCCAAGCCGACCGTCATGCGCCAGGAGAGCGGCCACAGCGCGGTCTCCAGCGCCAACCTTGAAGTCCTCCTCGACTTCTACAAGGTCGGCGACCTGGACAAGCGCTCCCGTCTGGAGGCGTTCCGTCAGCACGGCCGCAAGCGGGGCACCTGGCACGCCTTCGGCACGGAGATCGGCCCGACCCTGCGGGACCTGGCCGACGCCGAGTCCATCGCCACCAGCATCCTGTGGTGGGAACTCGGGGTCATCCCGGGCATTCTGCAGACCGACGAGTACGCCGAGGCCACACTGCGCGGCGCCAGCGTTCAGGCCACCAACGACGAAACGTTGCGCGAACTGGCGCACCTGCGCCGTGAACGCAGGCATACCCTGGAGAAGGACGGTGCTCCCGAGGCGTGGTTCATCCTCGGTGAGGCCGCTCTGAGGACCAGGACCGGCGGCCCTGGGAAGGCCGTGATGGAGACTCAGATCCGCTACCTGCTCGACATCAGCGAGCAGCCCCACGTGAACATCCAGGTCGTGCCGTTCGCCGCCGGAGCCCACCCAGGCGTGGCAGGCAGCTTCACCCTGCTCGGGTTCGACCAGGTCCTGACCTACCAAGCCCTGTACTTCGAGACGGCCGGGATCATCACCGATGAGGAGAAGTTGGTGGGGGAGAACCAGGCAAGGTTCACTCGCCTGCGGTCCCAAGCCGAGTCGACTCAGCAGAGCCGGAAATTCCTCCGGGAAGTTCTCGCTACTCTGTGA
- a CDS encoding DUF397 domain-containing protein, with translation MNTPSQGYKQWRISSESGGDQGSCVDVGLGDLDAETEEVAFRDSTLQGRGPVLGFPASAVTALTGAIKVRGSRLAGGF, from the coding sequence GTGAACACACCATCCCAGGGGTACAAGCAGTGGCGCATCTCGTCGGAATCGGGCGGTGACCAGGGGTCTTGCGTCGATGTCGGCCTCGGCGACCTCGACGCCGAGACCGAGGAAGTCGCGTTCCGGGACAGCACGCTCCAGGGTAGGGGGCCGGTCCTCGGCTTCCCTGCGTCCGCAGTGACCGCGCTGACGGGCGCAATCAAGGTCAGGGGCAGCCGTCTCGCGGGCGGCTTCTGA